From a single Streptomyces liliifuscus genomic region:
- the tesB gene encoding acyl-CoA thioesterase II, producing MSQALEALLDLLDLEQIEQDIFRGQSRFAVVPRVFGGQVAAQALVAAGRTVPEDRFAHSLHAYFLRAGDAGAPIVYTVDRIRDGRSFTTRRVVAVQHGQPIFHLSASFQTYEEGMEHQADMPAAPDPETLPTAAELLPRYADLYREQGVVERLLEAREAVDLRYVDAPPFASVGEAREPRSQVWFRANGKLADDPLLHVCLATYVSDMTLLDSVLLAHGRGGWVTGDVVGASLDHAMWFHRPFRADEWLLYDQESPSASGGRGLGQARIYTQDGRLAVTVIQEGVVRVPR from the coding sequence ATGAGTCAGGCACTTGAGGCCCTGCTCGATCTGCTCGACCTGGAGCAGATCGAGCAGGACATTTTCCGCGGCCAGTCCCGGTTCGCCGTCGTCCCCCGCGTCTTCGGCGGGCAGGTCGCGGCGCAGGCGCTGGTCGCTGCGGGGCGCACGGTCCCCGAGGACCGGTTCGCCCACTCCCTGCACGCGTACTTCCTGCGCGCCGGGGACGCGGGCGCGCCGATCGTCTACACCGTCGACCGGATCCGCGACGGCCGGTCCTTCACGACCCGCCGGGTGGTCGCCGTCCAGCACGGGCAGCCGATCTTCCACCTCTCCGCGTCCTTCCAGACGTACGAGGAGGGCATGGAGCACCAGGCCGACATGCCGGCCGCGCCCGATCCGGAGACACTGCCGACGGCGGCCGAGCTGCTGCCGCGGTACGCCGACCTGTACCGCGAACAGGGTGTCGTGGAGCGGCTGTTGGAGGCGCGCGAGGCCGTCGACCTCCGCTATGTCGACGCGCCGCCGTTCGCCAGCGTCGGGGAGGCCCGCGAGCCGCGCTCCCAGGTGTGGTTCCGCGCCAACGGCAAACTCGCCGACGACCCGCTTCTGCACGTCTGCCTCGCCACGTACGTCTCCGACATGACGCTCCTCGACTCCGTACTCCTCGCCCACGGCCGCGGCGGCTGGGTCACCGGAGACGTCGTCGGCGCCTCCCTGGACCACGCGATGTGGTTCCACCGCCCCTTCCGCGCCGACGAATGGCTCCTGTACGACCAGGAGTCCCCTTCAGCCTCCGGCGGCCGGGGCCTCGGCCAGGCCCGCATCTACACCCAGGACGGCCGACTGGCGGTCACGGTGATCCAGGAGGGTGTCGTACGGGTGCCGCGGTGA
- a CDS encoding helix-turn-helix domain-containing protein, protein MDTQNPSVRPHAQARTAGKNHPPRSARANTRPAGGIAHDNSRHTTRFTVIGNHLAQHPELSGLAIGLAVHIQSLPTGARADIKTLAARFPEGPTRIAAALRELEVHGYLLRTRERTESGRIVTRTVSCNQPDRHGDATDDAPKPMAGPPARRAAEQRKQPPRRALPAVPKPAYASPDLLQTAIDVLAGLRREDPRLLLSSTDAEHLAPGVAAWLERDLTPSAVRHALASDLPPEPLRRPAAFLAHRLTARLPPLPPLGTTAEPQPVRHPLRNCEGCDRGFRSPEPGARCRECRERPARQPGPVPGRQEVER, encoded by the coding sequence ATGGATACGCAGAACCCTAGCGTGCGCCCGCACGCCCAGGCCCGTACCGCGGGCAAAAACCACCCGCCCCGGAGCGCCCGCGCGAACACCCGCCCGGCCGGCGGCATCGCGCACGACAACTCCCGCCACACCACCCGCTTCACGGTGATCGGCAACCACCTCGCCCAGCACCCGGAACTGTCCGGGCTGGCCATCGGACTCGCCGTCCACATCCAGTCGCTCCCCACCGGTGCCCGCGCCGACATCAAGACCCTCGCCGCACGCTTCCCCGAGGGGCCGACCCGTATCGCCGCCGCCCTGCGCGAACTGGAGGTCCACGGCTACCTGCTCCGCACCCGCGAACGCACGGAGAGCGGCCGCATCGTCACCCGCACGGTCTCCTGCAACCAGCCGGACCGGCACGGGGACGCGACCGACGACGCGCCCAAACCCATGGCAGGGCCCCCTGCCCGTCGGGCGGCCGAGCAGCGGAAGCAGCCCCCACGCCGCGCCCTCCCCGCCGTACCGAAGCCCGCGTACGCCTCCCCGGACCTACTCCAGACGGCCATCGACGTCCTGGCGGGCCTCCGCCGCGAGGACCCCCGCCTCCTCCTCTCCTCCACCGACGCCGAACACCTCGCCCCCGGAGTCGCCGCCTGGCTGGAGCGAGACCTCACCCCCAGCGCCGTACGCCATGCCTTGGCCTCCGACCTGCCACCCGAGCCCCTACGCCGCCCGGCCGCCTTCCTCGCCCACCGCCTCACGGCCCGGCTGCCACCACTGCCACCGTTGGGCACCACTGCCGAGCCCCAACCCGTCCGGCATCCCCTCCGGAACTGCGAAGGCTGCGACCGCGGCTTCCGTTCACCCGAGCCCGGCGCACGCTGCCGAGAATGCCGCGAGCGCCCCGCCAGGCAACCCGGCCCGGTACCCGGACGTCAGGAGGTGGAGCGGTGA
- a CDS encoding phosphatase, with product MPIPGTPSRADLVDHLVRTRIAGDVATPRENNLSHYRKLANGDRNYWLGLELGDRWTDEQDVLAVMAERCGVNDDPEYRYGQDTIDPDLTVDALERMAGRLRKAAAGKQRVLFATGHPGGLLDVHRATAAALRSAGCEIVVIPDGLTTDEGYVFQFADVAVLEHGATLWHTHSGEPMRAILKGLEGEGRPLPDLVVADHGWAGCAGQLGIDSMGYADCNDPALFLAESEGTVQVTIPMDDHVTSPRHYDPMTAYLLDAAGLTETDTDTD from the coding sequence ATGCCGATACCCGGGACCCCCAGCCGCGCCGACCTTGTCGACCACCTCGTACGGACGCGTATCGCGGGCGACGTAGCCACCCCCCGCGAGAACAACCTCTCCCATTACCGCAAGCTGGCGAACGGCGACCGCAACTACTGGCTCGGCCTGGAGCTCGGCGACCGCTGGACCGACGAGCAGGACGTCCTGGCGGTCATGGCCGAGCGGTGCGGCGTGAACGACGACCCGGAGTACCGCTACGGCCAGGACACCATCGACCCGGATCTGACGGTCGACGCCCTGGAGCGGATGGCCGGCCGGCTGCGCAAGGCGGCCGCGGGCAAGCAGCGGGTGCTGTTCGCGACGGGCCACCCGGGTGGCCTCCTCGACGTGCACCGCGCCACCGCCGCCGCCCTGCGCTCGGCCGGCTGCGAGATCGTCGTGATCCCGGACGGCCTGACCACGGACGAGGGATACGTCTTCCAGTTCGCGGACGTCGCGGTCCTGGAGCACGGCGCGACGCTGTGGCACACCCACTCGGGCGAGCCGATGCGCGCGATCCTGAAGGGCCTGGAGGGCGAGGGCCGCCCGCTGCCCGACCTGGTCGTAGCCGACCACGGCTGGGCGGGCTGCGCGGGCCAGCTCGGCATCGACTCCATGGGCTACGCGGACTGCAACGACCCGGCCCTGTTCCTCGCGGAGTCGGAGGGCACGGTCCAGGTGACCATCCCCATGGACGACCACGTAACAAGCCCCCGCCACTACGACCCGATGACGGCCTATCTACTGGACGCAGCGGGCCTCACCGAAACCGACACGGACACGGACTGA